The proteins below are encoded in one region of Apium graveolens cultivar Ventura chromosome 4, ASM990537v1, whole genome shotgun sequence:
- the LOC141720383 gene encoding serine/threonine-protein phosphatase 7 long form homolog — MRQFSIIQDIPLDVEFSKALHDINLQGKQSNIWGFRHHEHILYWSHRQELVIRVGANVSNGVVEGYDTWYTYITRRFHTRIGGSHFYSIDLLDHMDAIARGEIDGTNEDIAFLCAHGKNVVKGAFSHGVFQDFPVEDRREKENLKRLKPKKVYHKGGRGGTNAPCNR, encoded by the exons ATGAGGCAGTTCAGTATAATTCAAGATATACCGTTAGATGTTGAATTCTCCAAGGCGCTTCATGATATCAACTTACAAGGAAAACAGTCTAACATTTGGGGTTTTAGGCATCATGAACATATACTATATTGGAGTCATCGACAAGAGCTTGTGATTCGTGTGGGTGCAAATGTTAGTAATGGTGTTGTCGAGGGGTATGATACATGGTATACTTACATTACCCGTCGATTTCATACACGTATTGGTGGATCACACTTTTATTCG aTTGACTTGCTTGATCATATGGATGCTATAGCTAGAGGCGAGATAGATGGCACTAATGAGGATATTGCTTTTCTATGTGCTCATGGTAAAAATGTAGTAAAGGGTGCATTTAGTCATGGTGTGTTTCAAGATTTCCCAGTTGAAGATCgaagagaaaaagaaaatttaaagAGACTGAAGCCTAAAAAAGTTTATCACAAAGGAGGCCGTGGGGGCACTAATGCACCGTGCAATCGTTAG